The proteins below are encoded in one region of Phaseolus vulgaris cultivar G19833 chromosome 1, P. vulgaris v2.0, whole genome shotgun sequence:
- the LOC137813400 gene encoding protein ACTIVITY OF BC1 COMPLEX KINASE 1, chloroplastic isoform X2, with protein MLRGVEIVWNLGLYWSNLVYDFLVGRDEEVVPYRARQLRNLLCDLGPSFIKAGQVLANRPDIIREDYMNELCILQDDVPSFPNQIAFRIIEEDLGQPLEAVFSKISSETIAAASLGQVYRATLRATGEDVAIKVQRPGIEPIIYRDLFLFRTLASFLNGISIQKLGCNAELIVDEFGEKLLEELDYTLEARNLEDFLENFKNDPTVKIPRVYKQFSGPRVLVMEWIDGIRCTNPQAIKEAGLDVDGFLTIGVSAALRQLLEFGLFHGDPHPGNIFAMRDGRIAYVDFGNVAVLSQQNKQILIDAVVHAVNEDYAEMANDFTRLGFLTPGTDVNPIIPALEAIWQNSAGKGLSDFNFRSVTGKFNQLVYNYPIRIPERFSLVIRSLLTQEGICFTLKPDFKFLEVAYPYVAKRLLTDPNPALRERLIQVLFKDGLFQWKRLENLIVLAKENVAKMSNNPALKVKDTQIQKVERKLDLTDTIKDGARLFFVDEGIRRQLFLALTEDSKLHIEELVDVYRLVEDQIDVPSVAVEVARDLPTVVRDLLLSWSESILSDR; from the exons ATGTTGCGGGGAGTGGAGATAGTTTGGAATCTGGGTTTGTACTGGTCTAACTTGGTGTACGATTTCCTGGTTGGAAGGGATGAAGAGGTTGTTCCATATCGTGCTCGACAGCTTAGGAACCTCTTGTGTGATCTGGGGCCTTCCTTTATTAAAGCTGGTCAG GTCCTCGCAAACAGGCCAGATATCATTCGAGAAGATTATATGAATGAACTCTGCATCCTTCAAGATGATGttccttcatttcccaatcaa ATTGCCTTCAGAATCATAGAGGAGGATCTGGGTCAACCCCTTGAAGCTGTTTTTAGCAAAATCTCATCAGAGACAATAGCAGCTGCAAGTTTAGGTCAAGTTTACCGAGCAACATTACGTGCCACTGGCGAGGATGTTGCTATCAAG GTTCAGAGGCCTGGGATAGAGCCCATTATATATCGGGATCTTTTCCTATTCCGCACTTTGGCTTCATTCTTAAATGGCATCAGTATACAGAAACTGGGATGTAATGCTGAGCTGATTGTTGATGAATTTGGTGAAAAGCTTTTGGAAGAGCTTGATTATACCCTG GAAGCCCGAAATCTTGAAGACTTTCTtgagaattttaaaaatgacCCTACTGTCAAAATTCCCAGGGTTTACAAACAATTTTCTGGTCCACGTGTGCTGGTAATGGAATGGATTGATGGTATCAGGTGCACCAATCCACAG GCTATAAAAGAAGCTGGTCTTGATGTTGATGGATTTTTAACAATTGGAGTGAGTGCTGCCCTACGACAATTGTTGGAATTTGGATTATTTCATGGAGACCCTCACCCTGGAAATATTTTTGCCATGCGAGATGGGCGAATTGCATATGTGGACTTTGGCAATGTTGCTGTTCTCAGTCAG CAAAATAAACAGATTTTAATTGATGCTGTTGTCCACGCTGTGAATGAGGACTATGCCGAAATGGCTAATGATTTCACCAGATTAGGCTTCCTGACACCAGGGACTGATGTCAATCCCATAATTCCTGCATTGGAAGCAATTTGGCAGAACTCTGCCGGAAAAGGACTCTCAGATTTCAATTTTCGTAGCGTCACTG GAAAGTTTAACCAGTTGGTTTACAATTATCCCATTCGAATCCCAGAAAGGTTTTCACTTGTAATTCGATCCTTATTGACCCAAGAAGGCATCTGTTTTACGCTGAAACCTGACTTCAAATTTCTTGAG GTTGCCTATCCTTATGTGGCTAAGCGACTACTGACTGACCCTAATCCAGCTCTACGTGAACGTCTCATACAG GTTCTATTCAAAGATGGTCTTTTCCAGTGGAAACGGCTTGAAAACCTTATTGTTCTTGCAAAGGAAAATGTGGCGAAAATGAGTAACAATCCAGCATTGAAAGTGAAAGACAC GCAAATCCAGAAAGTTGAAAGAAAATTGGACCTCACTGACACAATCAAAGATGGAGCTCGCCTTTTCTTTGTCGATGAAGGGATACGTAGACAACTTTTTCTTGCTTTGACTGAGGATTCAAAGCTTCATATTGAAGAG CTTGTTGATGTGTATAGGTTGGTTGAAGATCAGATAGACGTCCCTTCTGTGGCCGTAGAAGTAGCTAGAG ACTTACCAACAGTTGTCAGGGATCTCCTACTTTCATGGAGTGAGTCAATCTTGTCTGATAGATAG
- the LOC137813400 gene encoding protein ACTIVITY OF BC1 COMPLEX KINASE 1, chloroplastic isoform X3, whose product MKRLFHIVLDSLGTSCVIWGLPLLKLVRPDIIREDYMNELCILQDDVPSFPNQIAFRIIEEDLGQPLEAVFSKISSETIAAASLGQVYRATLRATGEDVAIKVQRPGIEPIIYRDLFLFRTLASFLNGISIQKLGCNAELIVDEFGEKLLEELDYTLEARNLEDFLENFKNDPTVKIPRVYKQFSGPRVLVMEWIDGIRCTNPQAIKEAGLDVDGFLTIGVSAALRQLLEFGLFHGDPHPGNIFAMRDGRIAYVDFGNVAVLSQQNKQILIDAVVHAVNEDYAEMANDFTRLGFLTPGTDVNPIIPALEAIWQNSAGKGLSDFNFRSVTGKFNQLVYNYPIRIPERFSLVIRSLLTQEGICFTLKPDFKFLEVAYPYVAKRLLTDPNPALRERLIQVLFKDGLFQWKRLENLIVLAKENVAKMSNNPALKVKDTQIQKVERKLDLTDTIKDGARLFFVDEGIRRQLFLALTEDSKLHIEELVDVYRLVEDQIDVPSVAVEVARDLPTVVRDLLLSWSESILSDR is encoded by the exons ATGAAGAGGTTGTTCCATATCGTGCTCGACAGCTTAGGAACCTCTTGTGTGATCTGGGGCCTTCCTTTATTAAAGCTGGTCAG GCCAGATATCATTCGAGAAGATTATATGAATGAACTCTGCATCCTTCAAGATGATGttccttcatttcccaatcaa ATTGCCTTCAGAATCATAGAGGAGGATCTGGGTCAACCCCTTGAAGCTGTTTTTAGCAAAATCTCATCAGAGACAATAGCAGCTGCAAGTTTAGGTCAAGTTTACCGAGCAACATTACGTGCCACTGGCGAGGATGTTGCTATCAAG GTTCAGAGGCCTGGGATAGAGCCCATTATATATCGGGATCTTTTCCTATTCCGCACTTTGGCTTCATTCTTAAATGGCATCAGTATACAGAAACTGGGATGTAATGCTGAGCTGATTGTTGATGAATTTGGTGAAAAGCTTTTGGAAGAGCTTGATTATACCCTG GAAGCCCGAAATCTTGAAGACTTTCTtgagaattttaaaaatgacCCTACTGTCAAAATTCCCAGGGTTTACAAACAATTTTCTGGTCCACGTGTGCTGGTAATGGAATGGATTGATGGTATCAGGTGCACCAATCCACAG GCTATAAAAGAAGCTGGTCTTGATGTTGATGGATTTTTAACAATTGGAGTGAGTGCTGCCCTACGACAATTGTTGGAATTTGGATTATTTCATGGAGACCCTCACCCTGGAAATATTTTTGCCATGCGAGATGGGCGAATTGCATATGTGGACTTTGGCAATGTTGCTGTTCTCAGTCAG CAAAATAAACAGATTTTAATTGATGCTGTTGTCCACGCTGTGAATGAGGACTATGCCGAAATGGCTAATGATTTCACCAGATTAGGCTTCCTGACACCAGGGACTGATGTCAATCCCATAATTCCTGCATTGGAAGCAATTTGGCAGAACTCTGCCGGAAAAGGACTCTCAGATTTCAATTTTCGTAGCGTCACTG GAAAGTTTAACCAGTTGGTTTACAATTATCCCATTCGAATCCCAGAAAGGTTTTCACTTGTAATTCGATCCTTATTGACCCAAGAAGGCATCTGTTTTACGCTGAAACCTGACTTCAAATTTCTTGAG GTTGCCTATCCTTATGTGGCTAAGCGACTACTGACTGACCCTAATCCAGCTCTACGTGAACGTCTCATACAG GTTCTATTCAAAGATGGTCTTTTCCAGTGGAAACGGCTTGAAAACCTTATTGTTCTTGCAAAGGAAAATGTGGCGAAAATGAGTAACAATCCAGCATTGAAAGTGAAAGACAC GCAAATCCAGAAAGTTGAAAGAAAATTGGACCTCACTGACACAATCAAAGATGGAGCTCGCCTTTTCTTTGTCGATGAAGGGATACGTAGACAACTTTTTCTTGCTTTGACTGAGGATTCAAAGCTTCATATTGAAGAG CTTGTTGATGTGTATAGGTTGGTTGAAGATCAGATAGACGTCCCTTCTGTGGCCGTAGAAGTAGCTAGAG ACTTACCAACAGTTGTCAGGGATCTCCTACTTTCATGGAGTGAGTCAATCTTGTCTGATAGATAG
- the LOC137813401 gene encoding uncharacterized protein, translating to MVLGLVSLKSMEDIQLSINWDDVVCPICLDFPHNSVLLQCSCYDNGCRAFVCDTNQLHSNCLDRFKNSSGVPTSPTSLVSTTASAENTENSNAKESNGQCNLTCPLCRGEVSGWIVVDKARDHLDEKKRCCDEVQCSFMGSYMELQKHAQLEHPHARPSKVDPARQLDWENFQQSSEIIDVLSTIHSEIPRGVVLGDYVIEYGDDDARDEFEDFPGDEGNWWTSCILYFDNFRRSRNRRRARVSHTRRGNPRLSYDTSNSDEGSVASVEYADYRIEETDDDFVSTSGSSRSSAGYRRSHRRRSRFYDN from the exons ATGGTTTTGGGTCTTGTGAGTTTAAAAAGCATGGAGGATATTCAATTGAGTATAAACTGGGATGATGTAGTCTGTCCTATATGTTTGGATTTTCCACATAATAGTGTTCTTCTCCAATGTTCATGCTATGATAATGGATGTCGTGCTTTTGTTTGTGACACAAATCAATTGCACTCTAATTGTTTGGATCGCTTCAAAAATTCAAGCGGTGTGCCAACCTCTCCAACCTCTCTGGTGTCTACAACTGCTTCTGCTGAAAATACTGAAAATAGCAATGCTAAGGAATCAAATGGTCAATGCAATCTGACTTGCCCCTTGTGTAGAGGTGAGGTTTCTGGGTGGATTGTTGTTGATAAAGCTCGTGATCATCTTGATGAGAAGAAGCGCTGTTGTGATGAAGTGCAATGTTCATTCATGGGAAGTTACATGGAGCTACAAAAACATGCTCAGCTTGAACATCCTCATGCACGTCCATCAAAAGTTGATCCTGCCCGCCAACTTGATTGGGAGAATTTTCAACAATCATCAGAGATCATAGATGTTTTGAGTACTATTCATTCAGAAATTCCCAGAGGGGTGGTTCTAGGAGATTATGTGATTGAGTATGGGGATGACGATGCTAGAGATGAGTTTGAGGACTTCCCTGGTGATGAGGGAAACTGGTGGACCTCGTGTATTCTGTACTTTGATAACTTCAGAAGATCAAGAAATAGAAGAAGGGCAAGAGTCAGTCACACAAGAAGGGGTAATCCTCGTTTAAGTTATGATACTTCAAATTCTGATGAAGGTTCTGTAGCATCTGTGGAGTATGCAGATTATAGGATAGAAGAGACTGATGATGATTTTGTCAGTACTAGTGGTTCTTCAAGGAGTAGCGCTGGTTATCGCAG ATCCCATAGACGTCGGTCTCGCTTTTATGACAATTAG
- the LOC137813402 gene encoding cytoplasmic 60S subunit biogenesis factor REI1 homolog 1 produces the protein MPGLTCNACNAEFKDDTEQKLHYKSEWHRYNLKRKVAGVPGVTEALFLARQSVIAQEKNKLSETPMLYSCGLCGKDYKSYKAHAEHLKSRGHMMRASEGTSGADEKAIIKPLPQRVVNRPPPRREVDNSETEESEDEWEEVDPEDDLVDGAAKSLTDLNVNGHGENVDMDEDEDDNDEDDFEELDPSCCFMCDQKHKTIEDCIVHMHKHHGFFIPDVEYLKDPKGLLTYLGLKVKRDYECLYCNERRYPFSSLEAVRKHMAAKSHCKVHFGDGNEEEEVELEEFYDYSSSYTDDQGKQLIVSGETANNVELVGGSELIITKKSGDKISTRTLGSREFLRYYRQKPRPSPNNMAITAALASRYRSMGLTTVQSREQIVRMKVLKEMSRSGVENMRSKIAMKSNVIRNLPSNVPY, from the exons ATGCCAGGGTTAACGTGCAACGCTTGTAACGCGGAATTCAAGGATGACACAGAGCAAAAGCTCCATTACAAGTCCGAGTGGCATCGCTACAATCTCAAGCGCAAG GTGGCTGGGGTTCCTGGGGTGACAGAAGCACTATTTCTGGCCAGGCAGTCTGTTATTGctcaagagaaaaataaattgagTGAGACACCCATGCTCTATAGCTGTGGTCTTTGTGGAAAAGATTATAAAAGTTATAAAGCTCATGCTGAGCACCTTAAATCACGTGGTCATATGATGCGGGCCTCTGAAGGAACTAGTGGTGCTGATGAGAAGGCAATAATTAAGCCACTTCCACAACGTGTTGTGAATAGGCCTCCTCCTAGAAGAGAGGTGGATAACTCTGAAACtgaagaaagtgaagatgaaTGGGAGGAGGTTGATCCGGAAGATGATTTGGTCGATGGGGCTGCGAAGTCTTTGACTGATTTGAATGTGAATGGGCATGGTGAAAATGTTGATatggatgaagatgaagatgacaATGATGAGGATGACTTTGAGGAGTTAGATCCCTCATGTTGCTTTATGTGTGAtcaaaaacacaaaacaattgAAGACTGCATAGTTCACATGCACAAGCATCACGGATTCTTCATTCCAGATGTTGAGTATTTGAAGGATCCAAAAGGCCTCCTCACATATCTTGGCCTTAAG GTCAAGAGGGACTACGAGTGTCTGTACTGCAATGAACGACGTTATCCTTTCAGCAGCTTGGAAGCAGTCAGGAAACATATGGCAGCAAAAAGCCATTGTAAAGTGCATTTTGGTGATGGTAATGAGGAGGAGGAGGTAGAGTTAGAAGAGTTCTATGACTACAGCAGCAG TTATACGGATGATCAGGGCAAGCAGCTCATTGTGTCTGGTGAAACAGCTAACAATGTAGAACTTGTTGGTGGGTCTGAGCTCATAATCACCAAGAAATCTGGTGATAAAATTTCAACCAGAACACTTGGTTCCCGTGAATTTTTGCGTTATTATCGTCAGAAGCCCCGGCCATCACCAAATAATATGGCCATTACTGCTGCATTAGCTTCAAG GTACAGGAGCATGGGTTTGACCACTGTCCAATCAAGGGAGCAAATTGTGAGGATGAAAGTGCTGAAGGAAATGAGTAGGTCCGGTGTGGAGAATATGCGTTCCAAGATAGCAATGAAGAGTAATGTTATCCGAAACCTGCCGAGTAATGTCCCATATTAG